A portion of the Candidatus Tumulicola sp. genome contains these proteins:
- a CDS encoding 2-dehydropantoate 2-reductase, whose translation MRIAVIGAGAIGGFVAAALARSGVAVGVVARGAHLEAIRRNGLHVRSDLGSFDVRVEAAEDVRALGSFDALVLAFKSHQWEPSLVQSLSDPRYSGATIVTLQNGVPFWYVRRPALQSVDPGGVLGSAFEDERIVGGVVHVSGRVEAPGSIVQSGGLRYVLGGVAATAQPRVAAIASIMRDAGLHAEVDDDIRAIAWLKLVNNVGLNSVSTLEDASIRTMLGNERQVAEVRRLMHETLDVGRAMGVVADADIDARIAYAARLDDVRTSMLQDFRSDKPLEIDPMLGAVVELAGRYDVDVPHVRAAYHQLQRLSAPASRD comes from the coding sequence ATGCGGATTGCGGTAATCGGTGCCGGCGCGATCGGCGGTTTCGTCGCCGCCGCGCTCGCGCGATCCGGAGTGGCCGTCGGCGTCGTTGCACGCGGCGCCCACCTCGAGGCCATTCGGCGGAACGGACTGCACGTTCGAAGCGATCTCGGCTCGTTTGACGTCCGCGTCGAGGCCGCCGAAGACGTCCGCGCGTTAGGAAGCTTCGACGCGCTCGTGCTGGCCTTCAAATCGCACCAATGGGAACCGTCGCTGGTCCAAAGTCTGTCCGACCCGCGTTATTCCGGCGCGACGATCGTGACGCTGCAGAACGGCGTGCCGTTTTGGTACGTGCGTCGACCCGCGTTGCAGTCGGTGGATCCCGGTGGCGTGCTCGGGAGCGCGTTCGAAGACGAGCGCATCGTCGGGGGTGTGGTTCACGTTTCGGGGCGGGTCGAAGCTCCCGGAAGCATCGTTCAGAGTGGAGGTTTGCGCTACGTCTTGGGTGGGGTTGCGGCGACGGCGCAGCCGCGCGTCGCGGCAATCGCGAGCATCATGCGTGACGCCGGTTTGCATGCGGAAGTCGACGATGACATTCGTGCGATCGCCTGGCTAAAGCTCGTCAACAACGTGGGATTGAACTCCGTCAGTACGCTCGAAGACGCGTCGATCCGCACGATGCTCGGCAACGAGCGGCAAGTCGCCGAGGTTCGCCGTTTGATGCACGAAACGCTGGACGTCGGACGCGCGATGGGCGTCGTCGCCGACGCCGACATCGACGCGCGCATCGCGTACGCGGCCCGTCTGGACGACGTACGCACTTCGATGTTACAGGATTTTCGGTCGGACAAACCGCTCGAAATCGACCCGATGTTGGGTGCCGTCGTCGAGCTTGCCGGACGCTATGACGTCGATGTGCCGCACGTTCGCGCAGCCTATCATCAGTTGCAACGCCTGAGCGCGCCGGCATCTCGTGATTGA
- a CDS encoding DUF5069 domain-containing protein, with amino-acid sequence MTRMPTDFRDGQTFPRPGRQTAGDAMWLFRLSDKARAAKAGTIHDYIYPCPMDRGVLERWGVAITEFEAALDEYGDDATLMVWFRTRVLPEAVQSANTWLQDEKSENMDRQDREEGVAPSTNA; translated from the coding sequence ATGACGCGTATGCCGACCGATTTTCGCGATGGTCAAACCTTTCCGCGGCCCGGACGCCAAACAGCCGGCGACGCGATGTGGCTATTCCGCCTTTCCGATAAAGCCCGTGCGGCCAAAGCGGGCACCATTCACGACTATATCTATCCATGTCCGATGGACCGCGGCGTACTAGAACGCTGGGGAGTTGCAATCACCGAATTCGAAGCCGCGCTCGACGAGTACGGCGACGATGCAACGCTGATGGTTTGGTTCCGCACGCGCGTTCTTCCCGAAGCGGTGCAAAGCGCGAACACCTGGCTGCAAGACGAGAAATCGGAGAACATGGATCGCCAGGACCGCGAAGAGGGCGTAGCTCCTTCCACGAACGCGTGA
- a CDS encoding dienelactone hydrolase family protein: MGERVEFVRPDGTKAPGYRSEPNHGGHAPGVVLFEEWWGLNDQIVETADRLASRGFRVLVPDLYRGKVAATGDEANHLMEGLDFIDAATQDARGAAAFLRSHESDRIGVLRFCMGGALAMLAAMHDTDFDAAVVFYGYPPAEAGDPSRIGIPIMGHWAERDDFFPMQGVDEIERALQRGGVPYEFYRYDAGHAFYNPGGIGNHHPEHAETAWERSVDFLDRMLRPPDYRAD, encoded by the coding sequence ATGGGCGAGCGCGTCGAGTTCGTACGTCCCGACGGGACGAAGGCGCCGGGATATCGTTCCGAACCGAATCACGGCGGCCACGCGCCAGGCGTCGTGCTTTTCGAAGAGTGGTGGGGGTTAAACGATCAAATCGTCGAGACCGCGGATCGTCTAGCCAGTCGCGGTTTTCGCGTGCTCGTTCCGGATCTGTACCGCGGTAAAGTCGCCGCGACCGGAGACGAAGCCAATCATTTGATGGAGGGACTAGATTTCATCGACGCCGCAACGCAAGACGCGCGCGGTGCGGCGGCATTTCTACGAAGCCACGAATCTGACCGCATCGGCGTTTTGAGATTTTGCATGGGCGGCGCGCTCGCCATGCTCGCCGCGATGCACGATACCGACTTCGACGCAGCAGTTGTTTTTTATGGATATCCGCCGGCCGAAGCCGGCGATCCGTCGCGCATCGGCATCCCGATTATGGGGCACTGGGCCGAACGCGATGACTTCTTCCCCATGCAAGGCGTTGACGAAATCGAACGCGCCCTACAACGCGGCGGCGTTCCATACGAATTCTATCGATACGATGCGGGACACGCTTTTTATAATCCGGGCGGGATCGGCAACCACCATCCAGAGCATGCCGAAACGGCATGGGAGCGTAGCGTCGACTTTTTGGATCGCATGCTACGCCCGCCGGATTATCGAGCAGACTAA